A window of the Enterobacteriaceae bacterium 4M9 genome harbors these coding sequences:
- a CDS encoding NAD(P)H-dependent oxidoreductase: MSDSLNVVTLLGSLRKGSFNAMVARSLPGIAPAQMSVHALPSIGTIPLYDADVQQEEGFPQTVEAIAKHIRAADGLIIVTPEYNYSVPGGLKNAIDWLSRLPEQPLAGKPVLIQTSSMGVIGGARCQYHLRQILVFLDALVMNKPEFMGGVIQNKVDAQTGEVVDQSTLDHLKGQLTAFAEFIERVKM, from the coding sequence ATGTCTGATTCATTGAACGTGGTGACACTGCTTGGCAGCCTGCGTAAAGGCTCCTTCAACGCCATGGTGGCGCGCAGCCTGCCGGGCATTGCCCCCGCGCAGATGAGCGTCCACGCGCTGCCTTCCATCGGCACCATTCCGCTGTATGACGCCGATGTCCAGCAGGAAGAGGGCTTCCCACAGACCGTGGAAGCAATAGCGAAACACATCCGCGCCGCCGACGGCCTGATTATTGTTACCCCGGAATATAACTACTCGGTGCCGGGCGGTCTGAAAAACGCCATCGACTGGTTGTCGCGCCTGCCTGAACAGCCGCTTGCCGGTAAACCCGTGCTTATTCAGACCAGTTCAATGGGCGTTATCGGCGGCGCTCGGTGCCAGTATCATCTGCGCCAGATTCTGGTGTTCCTGGATGCACTGGTGATGAACAAACCGGAGTTTATGGGCGGCGTGATTCAGAATAAGGTCGATGCCCAGACCGGGGAAGTGGTTGATCAGAGCACGCTCGACCACCTGAAAGGCCAGCTGACCGCGTTTGCCGAGTTTATTGAACGCGTCAAAATGTAG
- the ptsP gene encoding phosphoenolpyruvate--protein phosphotransferase: MALLINYICELPNGVHARPASLLEALCNTFTSSVEWFNVRTTRRGNAKSALALIGTHTLKGDECHLIIDGPDEQQAFERLSTFMRDEFPHCDTPLPSVVEKDIEPIAQSLARLKPTLIHATPVCAGSASGKLLHLQSQPLESLTDLPAPRSLEEEQQALTDGLSQLVRHIDLRRLDNDGTANAILEAHRSLATDTALRQHLSDGVLGGKGCASAIIDTTRHFCAQFTQSGNPYLQERVLDVRDVSLQLLQHIYGEQRFAAVGKLNEPAICMADELTPSQFLELDKSLLRGLLLRSGGTTSHTVILARSFSIPTLVGVDCDALTPWVNTDIHIDGNAGLVVVAPDTAVQRYYRQEAWVQQQLALRQQEWRDKEGRTQDGMRLEMAANIAHPVEASTAFSQGAEAIGLFRTEMLYMDRPCAPSENELYNLLCQALEPAKGRSIIVRTMDIGGDKPVEYLNIPQENNPFLGYRAVRIYEEFQPLFHTQLRAILRASAHGALKIMIPMISSMEEILWVKEQLADAKQSLRAEHIPFDEKIPLGIMLEVPSVMFIIDQCCEEIDFFSIGSNDLTQYLLAVDRDNARVTRHYNSLNPAFLRALDYAVQAVHRQGKWIGLCGELGAKGSVLPLLVGMGLDEISMSAPSIAATKSRLATLDSRACRQLLNQAMQCRTSLEVEHLLAQFRMGHQEAPLITPECITLDSDWRSKEEVIKGMTDNLLLAGRCRYPRKLEADLWAREDVFTTGLGFSFAIPHSKSEHIEQSTISVARLAQPVSWGDENAQFIIMLTLNKHAAGDGHMRIFSRLARRIMHDTFRSELVNATSSEQIAELLHQELDL, from the coding sequence ATGGCTTTATTAATTAACTATATCTGCGAGTTACCCAACGGGGTCCATGCGCGCCCTGCCAGCCTGCTGGAGGCGCTCTGCAATACATTTACGTCTTCCGTTGAGTGGTTTAACGTGCGCACCACCCGCCGTGGGAATGCGAAAAGTGCGCTGGCGCTGATTGGTACCCATACCCTGAAAGGCGATGAATGCCACCTCATCATTGACGGGCCCGATGAACAGCAGGCATTTGAGCGCCTTAGCACTTTTATGCGCGACGAATTTCCCCATTGTGATACACCGCTGCCGAGCGTTGTTGAAAAGGATATTGAGCCCATCGCGCAGTCGCTGGCACGGCTAAAACCCACGCTTATTCACGCAACCCCCGTGTGCGCCGGCAGCGCCAGCGGCAAGCTTCTCCATCTGCAGTCTCAGCCTCTGGAATCCCTCACCGACTTGCCCGCTCCCCGCAGTCTGGAAGAAGAGCAGCAAGCCTTAACCGATGGGTTAAGCCAGCTGGTACGGCACATTGATCTGCGCAGGCTGGATAATGACGGTACGGCCAACGCCATTCTTGAGGCTCACCGCTCGCTGGCAACAGATACTGCCCTGCGTCAGCATTTGTCTGACGGCGTGCTGGGCGGTAAAGGCTGCGCCAGTGCGATTATTGATACCACTCGTCACTTTTGCGCGCAGTTCACGCAGTCTGGTAATCCCTATTTGCAAGAGCGCGTACTGGATGTTCGCGATGTAAGCCTTCAGCTTTTACAACATATCTACGGTGAGCAGCGCTTTGCGGCAGTGGGAAAACTCAACGAGCCGGCAATATGCATGGCCGACGAACTGACTCCCAGCCAGTTTCTTGAACTGGATAAATCGCTACTGCGGGGCTTGCTTTTGCGCAGCGGCGGCACGACGTCCCACACGGTCATTCTGGCGCGCTCGTTTTCAATACCGACGCTTGTCGGGGTCGATTGCGATGCGCTCACCCCGTGGGTGAACACCGACATACACATTGATGGTAATGCTGGCCTGGTGGTGGTGGCTCCTGATACCGCCGTGCAGCGTTACTACCGCCAGGAAGCGTGGGTTCAGCAGCAACTGGCGTTACGCCAGCAGGAATGGCGAGATAAGGAAGGGCGCACACAAGACGGTATGCGCCTGGAAATGGCCGCCAATATTGCACACCCGGTGGAAGCCAGTACGGCTTTCAGCCAGGGAGCAGAGGCCATTGGCCTGTTTCGTACAGAAATGCTGTATATGGACCGCCCCTGTGCACCGTCAGAAAATGAGCTGTATAACCTGCTATGCCAGGCGCTGGAGCCCGCGAAAGGGCGCAGCATTATTGTACGCACCATGGATATTGGCGGTGACAAGCCCGTGGAATACCTGAACATTCCACAGGAAAACAACCCGTTCCTCGGTTACCGCGCGGTGCGTATTTACGAAGAGTTTCAGCCGCTGTTTCACACTCAGCTGCGCGCTATTTTGCGCGCCTCAGCGCACGGCGCGTTGAAAATCATGATCCCGATGATCTCCTCCATGGAAGAAATCCTCTGGGTGAAAGAACAACTGGCAGACGCAAAACAGTCGCTGCGCGCAGAGCACATCCCGTTTGATGAAAAAATCCCGCTCGGCATTATGCTGGAAGTCCCCTCCGTGATGTTCATTATCGACCAGTGCTGCGAGGAGATTGATTTCTTCAGCATTGGCAGCAACGACCTGACCCAATATCTGCTGGCAGTTGACCGCGATAACGCCAGAGTGACGCGCCATTACAACAGCCTCAATCCCGCATTTTTACGCGCCCTCGACTATGCCGTACAGGCGGTACATCGCCAGGGGAAATGGATTGGTTTATGTGGCGAACTGGGTGCAAAAGGTTCAGTGCTGCCGCTACTGGTCGGGATGGGGCTGGATGAAATTAGCATGAGTGCCCCTTCCATTGCGGCGACGAAGTCCCGGCTGGCAACACTGGACAGCCGGGCGTGTCGCCAGTTGCTAAACCAGGCGATGCAGTGTCGCACCTCGCTTGAAGTTGAGCACCTGCTGGCACAATTTCGAATGGGACATCAGGAGGCACCGCTTATCACACCTGAGTGCATCACTCTCGACAGCGACTGGCGCAGTAAAGAAGAAGTGATAAAGGGCATGACGGACAACCTGCTGCTGGCAGGGCGCTGTCGCTACCCACGCAAGCTGGAAGCCGACCTCTGGGCCAGGGAAGACGTTTTTACCACCGGCCTCGGGTTTAGTTTTGCCATTCCACACAGCAAATCTGAGCACATTGAGCAATCCACCATCAGCGTCGCGCGACTGGCGCAACCGGTCTCGTGGGGCGATGAAAATGCGCAGTTCATCATTATGTTGACGCTTAATAAACATGCGGCAGGCGACGGACATATGCGCATTTTCTCACGCCTTGCCCGGCGCATTATGCATGACACCTTTCGCAGCGAACTGGTCAACGCCACCAGCAGTGAGCAAATCGCAGAACTGTTACATCAGGAACTTGATCTATAA
- a CDS encoding PTS fructose transporter subunit EIIC, with amino-acid sequence MKELVQILQNTRQHLMTGVSHMIPFVVSGGILLAVSVMMYGKGAVPDAATDPNLKKLFDIGVAGLTLMVPFLAAYIGYSISERAALAPCAIGAWVGNSYGAGFFGALIAGMIGGLVVYYLKKIPVHKVLRSVMPIFVIPIVGTFITAGIMMWGLGEPVGLLTARLTAWLQSMQDGSIIILAIIMGMMLAFDLGGPVNKVAYAFMLICVAEGVYSVVAIAAVGIAVPPLGMGLATVIGRKFFSPEERETGKASLIMGCVGVSEGAIPFAAADPLKVIPSAMLGAVCGCVSAALLGAQCYAGWGGLIVLPVVQGKLGFIAALCIGAVVCAVSLLILKALAGKKTPEQSADDDLDLEFEIN; translated from the coding sequence ATGAAAGAACTGGTGCAGATACTCCAGAACACCCGCCAGCATCTGATGACTGGCGTCTCCCATATGATCCCCTTTGTGGTATCGGGCGGTATTTTGCTGGCGGTCTCCGTCATGATGTATGGCAAAGGTGCTGTGCCTGATGCCGCAACCGATCCGAATCTTAAAAAGCTGTTTGATATTGGCGTGGCTGGCCTGACGCTGATGGTGCCTTTTCTTGCGGCCTACATTGGTTACTCCATTTCTGAGCGTGCAGCGCTGGCACCTTGTGCCATTGGCGCATGGGTTGGCAACAGCTACGGCGCCGGTTTTTTTGGCGCATTGATTGCCGGCATGATTGGCGGGCTGGTGGTGTATTACCTGAAAAAAATCCCCGTTCATAAAGTGCTGCGCTCCGTCATGCCGATTTTTGTGATTCCCATCGTAGGCACGTTTATTACCGCCGGCATCATGATGTGGGGGCTGGGTGAGCCAGTTGGCCTTTTGACCGCCAGACTCACTGCATGGCTACAGAGCATGCAGGATGGCAGCATCATCATTCTCGCCATCATCATGGGCATGATGCTGGCATTTGACCTGGGTGGCCCGGTTAACAAAGTGGCCTATGCCTTTATGCTGATTTGTGTGGCTGAAGGCGTGTACAGCGTTGTGGCAATTGCCGCCGTCGGGATTGCGGTGCCGCCTTTGGGGATGGGGCTGGCAACAGTGATCGGTCGCAAGTTTTTCTCCCCGGAGGAGCGCGAAACGGGTAAAGCCTCGCTCATCATGGGCTGTGTAGGGGTAAGTGAAGGGGCTATTCCGTTTGCCGCCGCTGACCCACTGAAGGTCATTCCCAGCGCGATGCTTGGCGCCGTGTGCGGTTGCGTGAGTGCCGCCCTGCTGGGCGCGCAGTGTTACGCAGGCTGGGGCGGCTTAATTGTATTGCCGGTTGTGCAGGGCAAGCTGGGCTTCATTGCCGCATTGTGCATTGGTGCCGTGGTCTGCGCGGTGAGCCTGCTCATTCTTAAGGCATTGGCAGGCAAAAAAACACCGGAGCAGAGCGCGGACGACGATCTGGATCTTGAGTTTGAAATTAACTAA
- a CDS encoding PTS fructose-like transporter subunit IIB, protein MANIIAVTACPSGVAHTYMAAESLESAAKARGWQIKVETQGSIGIENTLTDEDVAAADMIILTKDIGIQFEERFAGKTIVRVNISDAVKRADAIMNKIDSHLSQHA, encoded by the coding sequence ATGGCAAATATTATTGCAGTTACCGCCTGTCCGTCAGGGGTCGCTCACACCTATATGGCAGCAGAATCTCTGGAAAGCGCGGCAAAGGCCAGGGGCTGGCAGATTAAAGTCGAAACTCAGGGTTCCATTGGTATTGAAAATACCCTGACGGATGAAGACGTGGCGGCGGCAGATATGATTATTCTGACAAAAGACATCGGTATTCAGTTTGAAGAGCGGTTCGCCGGTAAAACGATTGTGCGTGTCAATATCAGCGATGCCGTTAAGCGGGCTGATGCCATCATGAATAAAATCGACAGCCATCTCTCACAGCATGCATAA
- a CDS encoding [formate-C-acetyltransferase]-activating enzyme, whose product MTSSGAPHISCEVIDSRATTARIFNIQRYSLNDGQGIRTVVFFKGCPHTCPWCANPESVSPKIETVRRESKCLHCDTCRMDVTECPSGAWEHIGRDVALTDLVQEVLKDDVFFRVSGGGVTLSGGEVLMQAEFAARFLRNLRQYGVTTAIETAGDASWTRLMPLARECDEVLFDLKIMDTQRAQHILRINQPRVLDNFRRLVAHKIAVTPRVPLIPGYTMDRENFTAILTFLSSLPVRHIHLLPYHEYGAPKYALTKRSWKMGNVRSLEASDIEPFRALASDAGFQVTIGG is encoded by the coding sequence ATGACATCATCCGGCGCACCGCACATCAGTTGTGAGGTGATTGACTCGCGCGCCACGACGGCGCGCATTTTCAACATCCAGCGTTATTCCCTGAACGACGGGCAGGGAATACGTACCGTCGTTTTTTTCAAAGGCTGCCCGCACACTTGCCCCTGGTGCGCTAACCCGGAGTCGGTTTCTCCTAAAATTGAAACCGTGCGCCGGGAGAGTAAATGCCTGCACTGTGACACCTGCCGGATGGATGTAACCGAGTGTCCATCCGGCGCGTGGGAACATATTGGCCGCGATGTTGCGCTCACAGATCTGGTGCAGGAGGTTTTAAAGGATGATGTTTTCTTTCGCGTATCGGGTGGTGGCGTGACGCTTTCGGGCGGTGAAGTGCTCATGCAGGCCGAATTTGCCGCCCGGTTTTTGCGTAATCTGCGCCAGTATGGTGTGACAACGGCGATAGAAACGGCGGGCGATGCCTCCTGGACACGGCTGATGCCGCTTGCCAGAGAGTGTGATGAAGTGTTGTTTGATTTAAAAATTATGGATACACAGCGGGCGCAACATATTCTGAGAATAAATCAGCCACGGGTGCTGGATAATTTCAGGCGCCTGGTGGCACATAAGATAGCTGTTACTCCCCGCGTGCCGCTTATCCCTGGCTACACGATGGACCGGGAGAATTTCACTGCGATTCTCACGTTTCTCTCCTCACTGCCTGTTCGGCATATTCACCTGCTGCCTTACCACGAATACGGTGCGCCAAAATATGCCCTTACGAAGCGTAGCTGGAAAATGGGTAACGTGAGGTCGCTGGAGGCGTCTGATATTGAGCCTTTTCGCGCTCTGGCAAGTGATGCCGGGTTTCAGGTGACGATCGGCGGATAA
- a CDS encoding PTS fructose-like transporter subunit IIB, with amino-acid sequence MIHLVAVTACVSGVAHTYMAAERLEKLCHHEKWSVKIETQGALGAENVLSQADIAGADVALLITDIEINGIERFSEIRTVKSSIRLFLLEPQKVLDEVRYIMEKPVVHISMR; translated from the coding sequence ATGATTCATTTAGTCGCGGTAACCGCCTGCGTGAGCGGTGTGGCACATACCTATATGGCAGCAGAGCGTCTTGAGAAGCTCTGTCATCATGAAAAATGGAGTGTGAAAATAGAAACGCAGGGAGCGCTGGGGGCCGAAAACGTGCTGTCGCAAGCCGACATTGCCGGTGCTGATGTGGCGTTGCTGATAACTGACATTGAAATTAATGGCATTGAGCGTTTTTCTGAGATTCGTACCGTTAAAAGCAGCATCCGCCTGTTTCTGCTTGAGCCACAAAAAGTGCTCGATGAAGTGCGCTACATAATGGAAAAGCCTGTAGTACATATCTCCATGCGCTAG
- a CDS encoding helix-turn-helix transcriptional regulator, whose product MLAADEASSLREDITSVAEHIGQVHFPSLTADAPALAFQVGFPRLELVLEGEVQEHSLASPGDALKKFDVLFVAAEGWNMPEWGKPAKTLSILFGKQQIGFSTQTWDGKVLISNSRFAVPRRGPRVGSYLLQALNEIAEQPDKQKTAQYIVSALLSHCIDLLQTRMHTGSRSKALFDAIRDFIEKNHHHALTRESVASAFYISPNYLSHLFQKTGKVGFNEYLIYVRLEHAKELLKRYNLKIKEISVQCGFLDSNYFCRVFRKATARTPSEYRRQYHSQRINEG is encoded by the coding sequence ATGCTGGCAGCTGATGAAGCAAGCTCTTTGCGTGAGGATATCACCAGCGTTGCTGAACATATCGGACAGGTGCATTTTCCGTCACTGACAGCCGACGCGCCTGCACTTGCGTTTCAGGTGGGATTTCCGCGCCTGGAGCTGGTGCTGGAAGGAGAAGTACAGGAACACAGTCTTGCATCACCTGGCGATGCGCTCAAAAAGTTTGATGTACTGTTTGTGGCTGCTGAAGGCTGGAATATGCCTGAATGGGGGAAGCCGGCCAAAACGCTCAGTATTTTGTTTGGCAAACAACAGATTGGCTTTAGCACACAAACGTGGGACGGTAAGGTGCTGATTTCAAACTCCAGGTTTGCCGTCCCACGCCGGGGACCGCGAGTGGGTTCGTATCTGCTGCAAGCGCTCAACGAGATTGCCGAACAGCCCGACAAGCAGAAAACGGCACAATATATTGTCAGTGCGCTACTGAGCCATTGCATTGACCTGCTTCAGACGCGTATGCACACCGGCTCCCGGAGCAAAGCGCTGTTTGACGCCATCCGTGACTTTATCGAAAAAAACCACCACCACGCCCTGACACGAGAGTCTGTTGCCTCTGCCTTTTATATCTCCCCGAACTATCTTTCCCACTTGTTTCAGAAAACAGGAAAGGTAGGGTTTAACGAATATCTGATCTACGTGCGGCTGGAACATGCCAAAGAACTGCTCAAGAGATACAACCTGAAGATAAAAGAGATTTCTGTGCAGTGTGGTTTTCTGGACAGCAACTATTTTTGCCGTGTTTTTCGCAAAGCCACAGCCAGAACGCCTTCAGAGTACCGCCGTCAGTACCATAGCCAGCGGATAAACGAAGGCTAA
- a CDS encoding formate C-acetyltransferase: MTNRIQRLKDALFAKPREISLERALLYTESHRRTEGEPVILRRAKATAWILDNVQISIRDDELIAGNRTIKPRAGIMSPEMDPYWLLNELDAFPTRPQDRFTISEEDKRIYRETLFPYWETRSMKDFINAQMTQEVKEAVSTQIFSVNQTDKGQGHIIIDYPRLLNNGLAALINDINHKLSESPENTFFQAVLILLEASQRHILRYAELAGDMAANCPDETRRNELEMIATISRHNATQRPQDFWQACQLFWYMNIILQYESNASSLSLGRFDQYMLAFYQASLNQGQDPAFLRELLESLWVKCNDIVLLRSTSSARYFAGFPTGYTALLGGLSETGRSAVNVLSFLALDAYQTVQLPQPNLGVRINDLIDRPFLRKTAETIRLGTGIPQIFNDEVVVPAFLNRGVSLEDARDYAVVGCVELSIPGRTYGLHDIAMFNLLKVMEIVLHENEGNSTLSWEGLLDQIRSKIRYYIRLMVEGSNICDIGHRDWAPVPLLSSFVDDCILQGKDITAGGARYNFSGVQGIGIANLSDSLHALRGMVFEQKRLSFDELLAVLKANFATPEGREVRARLINRYEKYGNDIDEVDNISAGLLRFYCKEVEAYSNPRGGQFTPGSYTVSAHVPLGSVVGATPDGRFAGEQLADGGLSPMLGQDEQGPTAVLKSVSKLDNHLLSNGTLLNVKFTPATLEGENGLNKLVDFLHAFTRLKLQHIQFNVVNAETLREAQSRPQDFAGLVVRVAGYSAFFVELSKEIQDDIIRRTAHQL, from the coding sequence ATGACGAATCGTATTCAACGTTTGAAAGACGCGCTTTTTGCAAAGCCACGTGAAATATCACTGGAACGGGCCTTGCTCTACACCGAAAGCCACCGCAGGACCGAAGGAGAACCTGTTATTCTGCGCCGGGCAAAGGCCACTGCCTGGATACTGGATAACGTGCAAATTTCGATTCGTGACGATGAACTGATTGCCGGAAACCGCACCATTAAACCCAGGGCCGGGATTATGTCGCCAGAAATGGATCCATACTGGCTGCTCAACGAACTGGATGCCTTTCCCACCCGTCCTCAGGATCGCTTCACCATCAGTGAAGAAGATAAGCGAATTTATCGCGAAACGCTGTTTCCTTACTGGGAAACACGCTCCATGAAAGATTTCATTAATGCGCAGATGACGCAGGAAGTTAAAGAGGCTGTCAGCACGCAGATATTTAGCGTTAACCAGACCGATAAAGGCCAGGGGCATATCATCATAGATTATCCCCGTTTACTGAATAACGGCCTGGCGGCGCTGATCAATGACATTAACCACAAGTTAAGTGAGAGCCCGGAGAATACGTTTTTCCAGGCGGTGCTTATTCTGCTGGAAGCCTCGCAGCGCCATATTCTGCGCTATGCGGAGCTGGCAGGCGATATGGCCGCAAACTGCCCGGATGAAACGCGCCGCAACGAGCTTGAGATGATTGCCACCATTTCTCGCCATAACGCCACACAGCGGCCACAGGATTTTTGGCAGGCCTGCCAGTTGTTCTGGTACATGAACATCATTCTTCAGTATGAATCCAACGCCAGTTCGCTTTCTCTGGGCCGCTTTGACCAGTATATGCTGGCGTTTTATCAGGCGTCGCTCAATCAGGGGCAGGATCCTGCTTTCCTGCGTGAGTTGCTGGAATCTTTATGGGTGAAGTGCAATGACATTGTGTTGCTGCGTTCTACCAGTAGCGCCCGCTATTTTGCAGGCTTTCCGACAGGGTACACGGCCCTTCTGGGTGGGCTTAGCGAAACCGGACGTAGTGCGGTAAACGTACTCTCATTTCTGGCACTGGATGCTTACCAGACAGTGCAGTTGCCACAACCCAATCTTGGGGTGCGCATTAATGACCTGATAGACCGCCCGTTCCTGCGTAAAACCGCAGAAACTATTCGCCTTGGAACCGGTATTCCCCAGATATTCAACGATGAAGTGGTGGTGCCTGCCTTCCTTAATCGCGGCGTTTCGCTTGAAGATGCGCGCGACTACGCGGTGGTTGGCTGCGTGGAGTTGTCTATCCCTGGCCGGACCTATGGGCTGCACGACATTGCGATGTTTAACCTGCTTAAAGTGATGGAAATTGTCCTGCATGAAAATGAAGGCAATAGCACGCTAAGTTGGGAGGGGTTACTTGATCAAATCCGCAGCAAAATCCGTTACTACATTCGCCTGATGGTGGAAGGAAGCAATATCTGCGATATCGGCCATCGCGACTGGGCGCCGGTGCCGCTGCTCTCTTCTTTTGTTGACGATTGTATCTTGCAGGGCAAGGACATTACCGCCGGAGGAGCCCGCTATAACTTTTCTGGCGTACAGGGAATTGGGATTGCAAATTTAAGCGATTCTCTCCATGCGCTGCGGGGAATGGTTTTTGAGCAAAAACGCCTGAGCTTTGATGAGCTGCTCGCGGTACTCAAAGCCAATTTCGCCACGCCTGAGGGCAGAGAAGTCCGTGCGCGCCTGATAAACCGCTATGAGAAATACGGCAACGACATTGATGAGGTGGATAACATCAGCGCAGGACTGCTGCGGTTTTACTGCAAAGAGGTGGAGGCCTACAGCAACCCGCGTGGTGGCCAGTTTACCCCAGGCTCTTATACGGTATCGGCCCACGTGCCGCTTGGCTCGGTGGTGGGCGCCACGCCGGATGGACGCTTCGCCGGAGAGCAGCTTGCCGACGGTGGGCTGTCGCCCATGCTTGGGCAGGATGAACAGGGACCGACTGCGGTGCTTAAGTCCGTCAGCAAGCTCGACAATCACCTGCTATCAAACGGCACGCTGTTGAATGTGAAATTTACGCCAGCCACGCTTGAAGGCGAGAATGGCCTGAACAAGCTGGTGGATTTTTTGCACGCTTTCACTCGCCTGAAGCTTCAGCATATTCAGTTCAACGTGGTGAATGCTGAAACCTTACGTGAAGCACAGTCACGTCCTCAGGATTTTGCCGGTCTTGTGGTACGCGTTGCCGGTTACAGCGCCTTCTTTGTTGAGTTGTCAAAGGAGATCCAGGATGACATCATCCGGCGCACCGCACATCAGTTGTGA
- a CDS encoding glycerol dehydrogenase: MDQIIQSPGKYIQGAGVLARLGDYLQPLAARHLVVGDKFVLGFAEEMLKESGKKAGISLEIAAFGGECSQNEINRLQTLARQTDCAAVVGIGGGKTLDTAKALAHALSVPVVVVPTIASTDAPCSALSVIYTDAGEFERYLLLPKNPDMVIVDTRVIAGAPARLLAAGIGDALATWFEARACARSGARTMAGGVSTQAALALAELCYHTLLNEGEKAMMAAQANVVTTALEKVTEANTFLSGVGFESGGLAAAHAIHNGLTTLADAHHYYHGEKVAFGTLVQLVLENAPQDELTAVMTLCQRVGLPITLAQLDITEDIPQKMRTVAEAACAEGETIHNMPGGATPEQVFAALLVADQTGKAFLQRSS; this comes from the coding sequence ATGGACCAGATTATTCAGTCTCCGGGAAAATATATTCAGGGTGCAGGCGTCCTTGCACGGCTGGGGGATTATCTGCAACCGCTGGCAGCACGCCATCTGGTGGTTGGAGATAAATTCGTCCTCGGCTTTGCTGAGGAGATGCTAAAAGAAAGCGGCAAAAAAGCAGGTATCAGCCTCGAAATAGCCGCATTTGGCGGCGAGTGTTCGCAAAACGAAATAAACCGCCTACAGACACTTGCCCGACAGACGGACTGCGCGGCGGTTGTCGGCATTGGCGGCGGCAAGACGCTGGACACCGCAAAAGCGCTGGCTCACGCGCTGTCAGTGCCGGTAGTTGTGGTACCTACCATTGCATCCACTGATGCGCCATGCAGCGCACTTTCCGTGATTTACACCGACGCTGGCGAATTCGAACGCTACCTGCTTTTACCCAAAAACCCGGACATGGTGATTGTAGATACCCGCGTTATTGCTGGCGCACCAGCAAGGCTGCTGGCTGCCGGGATAGGTGATGCGCTTGCAACGTGGTTTGAAGCGCGTGCCTGCGCTCGCAGCGGCGCACGAACCATGGCAGGCGGTGTCAGCACCCAGGCCGCACTGGCGCTGGCCGAGCTGTGCTATCACACCCTGCTTAATGAAGGCGAAAAAGCCATGATGGCCGCACAGGCAAACGTGGTGACCACCGCCCTTGAGAAAGTGACAGAAGCCAATACGTTTCTGAGCGGTGTAGGCTTTGAAAGCGGCGGGCTGGCGGCGGCACATGCCATTCACAACGGCCTGACGACCCTTGCCGACGCACACCACTATTATCATGGTGAAAAAGTCGCCTTCGGTACACTGGTGCAACTGGTGTTAGAAAATGCCCCACAGGATGAACTGACTGCGGTAATGACGTTATGTCAGCGCGTGGGGCTTCCCATCACGCTGGCACAACTGGATATCACAGAAGATATCCCGCAGAAAATGCGCACGGTAGCTGAAGCAGCCTGCGCGGAAGGCGAAACCATACACAACATGCCAGGCGGTGCCACCCCGGAACAGGTTTTTGCCGCCCTGCTGGTTGCTGACCAGACCGGGAAAGCGTTTCTTCAGCGCTCGTCATAA
- the fsa gene encoding fructose-6-phosphate aldolase yields the protein MEIYLDSANVAEVERLARIFPLAGVTTNPSIVAAAGEPLRDVLMRLKQVTGPGGTLFAQVMGRDAATMIKEAQALRECIPGIVVKIPVTAEGLVAIKALTQEGVTTLGTAVYSAAQGLLAALAGAKYVAPYVNRISAQGGDGIRTVADLQRLLELHAPHSNVLAASFKTPSQALDCLLTGCKAITLPLDVAQQFLASPAVDAAVEKFEHDWSAAFGSLAL from the coding sequence ATGGAAATTTATCTGGATAGTGCCAATGTGGCAGAGGTTGAGCGACTGGCACGAATCTTCCCGCTCGCGGGGGTGACAACCAATCCCAGTATTGTTGCCGCAGCAGGCGAGCCGCTTCGGGATGTGCTTATGCGCTTAAAGCAGGTCACCGGTCCTGGCGGTACGCTTTTTGCGCAGGTCATGGGGCGCGATGCCGCAACCATGATAAAAGAGGCGCAGGCGCTACGGGAATGTATCCCTGGTATCGTGGTTAAAATTCCGGTGACCGCAGAAGGGCTTGTCGCCATTAAGGCGTTGACGCAGGAAGGTGTCACCACACTTGGCACCGCCGTTTACAGCGCGGCGCAGGGGCTACTGGCAGCCCTGGCAGGCGCAAAATACGTTGCGCCCTATGTTAACAGGATCAGCGCGCAGGGCGGCGACGGTATCCGCACCGTTGCGGATCTGCAACGCCTGCTGGAGTTACATGCCCCGCACAGCAACGTGCTGGCAGCGAGCTTTAAAACACCGAGCCAGGCGCTGGATTGCCTGCTGACCGGGTGTAAAGCGATTACGTTACCGCTTGATGTCGCACAACAATTTCTGGCCTCACCCGCTGTAGATGCCGCGGTAGAAAAATTTGAACACGACTGGTCAGCGGCCTTTGGCTCGCTGGCTCTGTAG